From one Bacillus sp. FJAT-42376 genomic stretch:
- a CDS encoding VOC family protein, with protein sequence MKFQQHPNTYVSSVTLLTGSLQRAVEFYTSIIGLAILQKTDESATFTADGSHPILTVKLQKYILPKEPRRTGLYHFAILLPSRKELSAFLHHLLGSGYPIQGASDHLVSEAIYFADPDGNGIEVYADRSDEKWNWTNGQVEMATDPLQAENLLAESSADDWRGIPAGTVMGHIHLHVSDLAQAETFYTEGLGFEVVTKYGNQALFLSTGGYHHHIGLNTWNGTSAPAPSENSVRMASYSIVYPSGEERRKAAERLEKLGTETIFKDGALITADPSGNWIHLLV encoded by the coding sequence TTGAAGTTTCAGCAGCATCCAAACACCTATGTAAGCAGCGTTACCCTTTTGACTGGCAGCCTGCAGCGGGCAGTGGAATTTTATACATCGATTATCGGCCTGGCTATTCTGCAAAAAACGGATGAATCTGCCACATTCACGGCAGATGGCTCTCATCCGATCCTAACCGTGAAACTTCAGAAATACATTTTGCCAAAAGAACCCCGCCGGACCGGTCTTTATCATTTCGCCATTCTCCTTCCATCCAGAAAGGAATTATCTGCGTTCCTGCACCACCTTCTAGGGTCCGGATATCCGATTCAGGGCGCTTCTGACCATCTTGTCAGCGAAGCGATATATTTTGCAGATCCGGACGGAAACGGAATTGAAGTGTATGCGGATCGTTCGGATGAAAAGTGGAACTGGACAAACGGACAGGTGGAGATGGCGACCGATCCGCTTCAGGCTGAAAACCTGCTTGCCGAAAGCTCAGCTGACGATTGGAGGGGTATCCCAGCCGGCACCGTCATGGGCCACATTCATCTGCATGTCTCAGACCTAGCCCAGGCAGAAACCTTTTACACGGAAGGCCTCGGTTTTGAAGTCGTCACGAAATACGGCAATCAGGCCCTTTTCCTTTCGACAGGGGGATACCATCACCATATTGGTCTGAATACCTGGAATGGCACCAGTGCTCCCGCTCCCTCTGAAAACAGCGTCAGAATGGCCTCTTACTCCATCGTTTATCCCAGCGGGGAAGAACGGCGGAAGGCAGCTGAAAGATTGGAAAAACTGGGCACAGAAACAATCTTCAAAGACGGTGCTCTGATTACAGCAGACCCTTCCGGAAATTGGATTCATCTGCTCGTATAA
- a CDS encoding SDR family oxidoreductase, whose product MRLKDQLAVVTGGSRGLGAAICRALGREGAFVAVNYMYNEAKAQEVVDGIISKGGMAAAIRADVTDEAAVLELLQKAEAVSGRKVSILVNNATGPQPELSMEELNWKDYEDQLNFFVKAPFLLMKACLPSMKAQKKGSVINIGSEVVQMGNGHFSNYVTAKSAMLGMTRSWASEFGEHGIRVNLLNPGFIPVERHADVSGDAIEQYRLSIPLKRMGVPEDAANTAVYLASEESSFITGQSLSVNGGNTYGI is encoded by the coding sequence ATGAGACTAAAAGATCAGCTGGCGGTCGTAACCGGCGGTTCACGCGGGTTAGGTGCGGCGATATGCAGGGCGCTGGGCAGAGAAGGCGCCTTTGTTGCCGTCAACTATATGTACAATGAAGCAAAGGCGCAGGAAGTAGTGGATGGGATTATTTCAAAAGGCGGCATGGCAGCTGCAATTCGGGCGGATGTGACAGACGAAGCAGCCGTTCTCGAATTGCTGCAAAAGGCTGAAGCGGTTTCCGGACGGAAGGTAAGCATCCTTGTCAACAATGCAACGGGTCCGCAGCCGGAACTTTCCATGGAAGAGCTTAATTGGAAGGACTATGAGGATCAGCTGAACTTTTTTGTGAAAGCTCCTTTTCTCCTGATGAAAGCCTGTCTGCCTTCCATGAAGGCGCAGAAAAAAGGATCGGTCATCAATATCGGAAGTGAGGTTGTGCAGATGGGCAACGGCCACTTTTCCAATTATGTCACAGCCAAATCCGCAATGCTTGGCATGACGCGCTCATGGGCAAGTGAATTCGGGGAGCATGGGATCCGTGTCAATCTGCTTAACCCAGGGTTTATTCCTGTCGAGCGGCATGCAGATGTTTCGGGAGATGCCATTGAACAATACCGGTTGAGCATCCCGTTAAAAAGGATGGGCGTGCCTGAGGATGCAGCCAATACGGCCGTGTATCTCGCTTCTGAGGAGTCTTCTTTTATCACCGGACAAAGTTTATCGGTGAACGGCGGGAATACATACGGAATATAA
- a CDS encoding nitroreductase family protein codes for MGFFDKVFGSNEQAGSTGKKDFQTAIEERRSFYDISKDIVVPDERIREVVEHAVKHTPSAFNSQSARVVILVGEQHEKLWNFTSDALRKIVPADQFGPTEEKMNSFSSGYGTVLFFEDQAVVESLQQQFALYRENFPIWSQQSSGMLQYVVWTALELEGFGASLQHYNPLADEDIQREWHIPASWKLIAQMPFGKPVTPPGPKEYKPLEERVKFHK; via the coding sequence ATGGGATTTTTCGATAAAGTATTTGGGAGCAATGAACAGGCAGGAAGTACGGGAAAGAAGGATTTTCAAACAGCTATCGAAGAAAGACGCTCCTTTTATGATATCAGCAAGGACATCGTTGTTCCGGATGAACGCATCAGAGAAGTGGTGGAGCATGCTGTAAAACATACTCCCTCTGCCTTTAATTCCCAAAGTGCAAGAGTGGTGATTTTAGTTGGAGAGCAGCATGAAAAGCTCTGGAATTTCACATCGGACGCTCTCCGTAAAATCGTTCCGGCTGATCAATTCGGACCGACTGAGGAAAAAATGAACTCATTCAGCAGCGGATACGGAACGGTTCTTTTCTTTGAGGATCAAGCTGTAGTCGAATCTCTTCAGCAGCAATTCGCCTTATATCGCGAAAACTTCCCGATCTGGTCCCAGCAGTCTTCCGGAATGCTTCAATACGTTGTATGGACAGCTCTTGAGCTTGAAGGCTTCGGCGCTTCCCTTCAGCATTACAACCCGCTTGCGGATGAAGACATTCAAAGGGAATGGCATATTCCGGCCAGCTGGAAGCTGATTGCCCAAATGCCGTTCGGAAAACCGGTAACCCCTCCGGGACCGAAGGAATACAAGCCGCTTGAAGAACGCGTAAAATTTCATAAGTAA
- a CDS encoding DMT family transporter, translated as MKNARIYFILVGIMMLWGFNVPLLKIIVGTFTPVTITALRIFTASICVFIILAFLKLLRLPTFRETVLIVCCGLLNVVAHHYFLSVGLSLTSSTNGGLILGLGPILVAVLSIIFLNKRLTFIRLAGFILGLAGVSFTVLAGGGMSAVNAGDISIFFSILTQACSFVIINKFCKTIDPRLLTGYMLLFGSVMLFIISLITEKNGLSSLANGSPRVWTAFFLSAVFATAIGHMTYNFAIARVGAAESAIFMNLNTLFALAGSVLILNETVHASHLIGLVLIISGVILGSGAYEDMRMRLRRKHGYDSVR; from the coding sequence GTGAAAAACGCTCGCATTTATTTTATCCTCGTCGGCATTATGATGCTCTGGGGGTTTAATGTTCCTCTGCTCAAGATCATCGTTGGAACATTTACTCCCGTAACCATCACAGCGCTGAGAATTTTCACAGCCAGTATTTGTGTTTTTATTATTCTTGCCTTTTTAAAATTGCTTCGGCTGCCGACTTTTCGGGAAACCGTTCTGATTGTGTGCTGCGGTCTGCTGAACGTGGTCGCCCACCATTATTTTCTGTCTGTCGGCCTTTCACTGACAAGCTCCACAAACGGAGGCCTCATTTTGGGACTCGGTCCTATACTTGTCGCTGTTTTATCGATTATTTTCCTGAATAAACGGCTGACCTTCATCCGGCTGGCCGGATTTATCCTCGGGCTTGCCGGTGTATCCTTTACGGTCCTTGCCGGAGGCGGAATGAGTGCTGTGAATGCGGGAGACATCTCCATTTTCTTCTCTATTCTGACCCAGGCATGCAGCTTCGTCATCATCAATAAGTTCTGTAAAACCATTGATCCCCGGCTGCTTACCGGTTATATGCTGCTTTTCGGTTCCGTCATGCTGTTCATCATCAGCCTGATTACTGAAAAAAATGGCCTTTCTTCGCTGGCAAACGGAAGTCCGAGAGTCTGGACAGCGTTCTTCCTGTCGGCCGTATTTGCCACAGCGATCGGACATATGACCTATAATTTTGCCATCGCCCGTGTTGGTGCTGCGGAATCGGCGATCTTTATGAACCTGAATACATTGTTTGCGCTGGCAGGATCGGTCCTGATCCTGAATGAAACGGTTCATGCCTCTCACCTGATTGGTCTCGTTCTGATTATTTCAGGCGTGATTCTCGGCTCTGGAGCCTATGAAGATATGCGTATGAGACTGCGCCGGAAACATGGCTATGATTCAGTGAGGTAA
- a CDS encoding helix-turn-helix domain-containing protein, producing the protein MEQSNICPRFEQAINMLGKRWTGLIIHQLLDGPKRFSVLESATAISGRVLSDRLKDLEQNGVVTRNIIPESPVRIEYSLTAKGLALEPILKEIENWSQDWIEQDQNQTGQ; encoded by the coding sequence ATGGAACAATCAAACATATGCCCGCGGTTTGAGCAAGCCATCAACATGCTCGGAAAACGATGGACGGGTCTGATCATCCATCAGCTGCTGGATGGTCCGAAACGATTCAGCGTCCTTGAATCTGCGACCGCCATCAGCGGAAGAGTCCTTTCAGACAGACTGAAAGACCTTGAACAAAATGGCGTCGTAACACGTAACATCATCCCTGAATCCCCTGTGCGCATCGAATACTCGCTTACAGCGAAAGGCTTGGCGCTCGAACCTATACTCAAAGAAATCGAAAACTGGTCCCAAGATTGGATCGAACAGGATCAGAACCAAACCGGCCAATGA